The DNA window GGCATCGACATCGATCAGGTCGACGAGGCCGACGGCGAGAAGATCGTGTCGAATGTGTTCGGAGACAAGAAGACCGATGTAGCGAGCGCGCTCGGTGGTATCAGCGGTGGCGCGGACAGTGGGCTCGTCGCCAAGGTTCTGCCCATTCTGGCGCCGATCGTGTTGGCGTACTTGGCGAAGAGGTTCACCGGAGGTGGGCAAGAGGCAGGTGCACAGGCGTCCGGAGGCGGGCTCGGAGATCTACTGGGCAGCGTGCTCGGCAGCGGCGGATCCGGTGGCTCGGGTGGGCTAGGCGGCGTTCTGGGTGGAATCCTCGGCGGTGGGTCCGGTGGTTCGGGAGGCGGTCTCGGCGACCTGCTCGGCGGGCTCCTCGGCGGCGGCAAGAAGTAGGCGGGTAGCCAGGATCGCGGAACTGGACCGATACAACCATCGGTATCGGTGCCAGTCTTGTTCGCATGGTGTCCACGACTGCAATTGCCGGTGTGTTCGCGGTCGCGTTGGCGATGGTGCTGACTCCCGGACCGAACATGGTGTACCTCGTCTCCCGCAGCATCTCTCAGGGACGAGCCGCCGGACTGGTGTCGCTCGGAGGCGTCGCGCTGGGGTTGGTTGTGTACGTCATTGCAACCAACCACGGCCTGGCGGCGTTGTTCGCGGCCGTCCCGACGCTGTATCTCGTGATCAAGATCGCCGGCGCGTGTTACCTGATGTGGTTGGCGATCTCGGCGGTTCGAGGTTCGACGACGGTATTCGAAGTCACCGGCTTGCAGCAGGATTCGAATCGTCGGCTGTTCACGATGGGACTGTTGACGAACCTGCTGAACCCCAAGATGGCCGTCATGTACATCTCGATCATTCCCCAGTTCGTCGATCCCGCAGCAGGTTCGGTGTTGGTGCAGGGTCTTGTGCTCGGTGGCGTGCAGATTGCCGTCGCGGTGAGCATCAATGCGCTGATAGTGCTGGGTTCAGGCTCCATCGCACAGTTTCTCGCCGTGCGGCCGAGCTGGATCAGAGTGCAGCGATACGTCATGGGAACGGTGCTGGGTCTACTTGCTGTTCGGCTCGCGACCGACGGAAGCCGCCCTGTTCCTGCGTGAAACGTCACTTCTACTTGACCCGTGGACGTACCGATCCGGCTGTCCTATCCTGAGCCGATGAATGTCGCGATTGTCATCTTGATCGTGGTTGTCGGTGTCGTCGCCCTCGTTGCGGCGATCCTGTTCGTGACGCGGACAGTGCTGCGTCGGGTCACTCTGTCGTCCGGGCGGATGATAGCCGAGAACTTCGCCGACAAGGACATCGTTCGATCCGACCCAGCCGCGAACTTCTTCGGCCTCGCATCGAAGGGTGGGCGGCAGGTCCGCGGCAACGGCGCCCTTGTTCTCACCGAGCACGTGTTGTGGTTTCGTCGGATCGGTTCGACGCGTCCTCTCGAAATACCCTTGGCGTCAATCGAGTTGGTGGATATCGTTCGATCGCACGCCGGCAAGTCCGTCGGCCAGGATCTGCTCCGGGTGGGATTCGGTGGCGACTCTGCAGCTTGGTACGTGAACGATCCGCGTTCGTGGATCGACGGTATCAAGCACCAGTAGCTCCAAGCGCCAGTAGCTATCCGCCCGCCTGTACGGAAGCCCGGTACGAACGCCACCCGCCGAAGTCGGTGATGTCCAGCCCTGCTTCTGCAGCCTCGTGTGAACAGCAGAACCCGGTCACCCAACTGCCGTCGGAGAGTTCGATCTTCGTCAAACCCATCGGCACGGGAAGCCCAGCGAGGAATGTCCCGAGGCCGGCCGCCGACATGCGGTACAGCTCGCCTGCGATGGGTGCACCCAGCCCGGGCCCCTGACGGACGAGTCCGGGTTTCGGCGGAGTCGTCCCTAGATCGACGAAGCGGTACGCGTCGGAGGTCAGCGCCTCGCCCAGAAAGCGCGCGCCACGATCGGTGAGCTGATGGTGGACTGGGAATCCCGACAGGTGTGCACCCACGACCAGCACATCCAAGCCTTCGTCGACGAGGACGGGGGCATAGGAGGAGCTGAGCTTGGCTGCAACATCGATCGCGACCTGATCGTGGAACGTCGGAACCACCACCATCACACCGAATGGATTGTTGCCGAGGGTCGAAGCACCCGGCACCGCAACCGCTGCCATGTCCAGCAAGTTGCAGAAGTTGGTGAACGTCCCCAACCGTCGATTGATTCCCAGTGGATCCGCTTGTACAGCAGAGATACTCGGGTGCTCGGTGGTCGTGGGGAGAAGCAATCCGTCGAATCCGTCGAGCAGAACCGACGCACGGCGTTTGCCCTTCGCGATCGTGGACAGGTCGTCGACGTAGCGGTGCGCTGACGGGTCTGCGGCGCCCCGAACTATCTGCGCGACCGTCGGATCCGCCGAAGCAGGATCTCCGGCGAGGAATTCGCCGACCGCCGAGTAGCGCTGCGCAACGATGGCGCCGTCGTACAGCAGGGTAGCCACGTCGAGGAGCGACGAAATATCGACGGGCGCACAGTCGATGCCTTTCGATGCCAACCCGGCCACGGTCCGATCGAACGCGTCTTTGTACTCCGGGCTCAGCGCAGTGAGGTCCTCGGGCCGAGGTATCGCCACTCTCGGAGTCGAGCCGGCCGCGAGTGGCACATCGGCAGGCCACGTACGACTCCGCGGATCGGCGTCGTCGTAACCGGCCATGACTCGGGTGGCACGGGTGGCGGTGTCCAGATCGCCGGCCAGGACCGTCACGCAGTCGTAGTCGGCACAGGCCGGTACGACGCCGGTCGACGGCACAACGCCGAGCGTCGTCTTGACTCCGACGAGCCCGTGGAACGCCGCCGGGACGCGGCCGGAACCGGCTGTATCGGTGCCGATTCCGATGTCGGCGATGCCCAGGGCCACAGCCACTGCTGATCCGGAACTCGAACCACCCGAGACGAGTTCGGGATCCCAGGCGCACCGGACGGCGCCGTACGGGCTGCGGGTGCCGACGAGACCCGTCGCGAATTGATCGAGGTTGGTCTTTCCGAGTATCAGTGCACCGTGCTCGACCAATCTCTGGACAGCTGTGGCAGACACCTCGGGAACATAGGCATACTCCGGGCAGGCCGCGGTGGTGGGTAGTCCCGCTACATCGACGTTGTCCTTGACTGCGACGAGCATTCCCGCCAGCGGGAGTGTGGAATCCAGCGCGTGGGCATCGGCGAGTAGGTCGTCCTCGCTCCGAAGCGTGATCCAGACCTCGGGCCGGTCGACTTCGGCGATTCGTTTGTAGGCCCTACGAACTCGCTCGGTTGCCTCATGCTGCATCGGATCGCTCCTTCTTGGTGAATTCTCCAGCAGCGGACCACGCTGCGCGTTCGGCGTCGAACGCAACCGACTGCACGGCGCGGAACTTCTCGATGGAATCGCTGTTCGCGGCGAGGAACTCGTCGTGCTCGGCGAGGGAGAAGGTTCCGTCCGTGATCTCGACGCCACCGCCCCGCCCGGCCGCAGTGTCGGCCCTCAGATCCAGCAGCTCCTCGGGTGATACGGGGTACCAGGAGATGCGATCGAAGAATCTCAGCAGCCAAGGACTCTCTTTCTCGAAAGAACCACTCTGGTCTGGATACCGGTGATTCCATACCTGCGTGGTGCGGCCGACGAACTGGTATCCGCCTGGCCCCTCCATTCCGTAGATGCACAGGTATGCGCCGCCGATCCCGACTGCGTTCTCCGGCGTCCAGGTGCGGGCCGGGTTGTACTTGGTTGACACGAGCCGATGGCGCGGATCGAGTGGAGTCGCCACGGGCGCGCCGAGATACACGTCGCCGAGACCGAGAACCATGTAGTCCGCTGCGAAGACGGTGTCGAAAACGTCTGCGACGCTGTCGAGCCCGTTCATCCGACGGATGAACTCGATGTTCCATGGGCACCACGGCGCGTCCGAGCGCACACCGTGCATGTACCGGGCGATGGCCTCGCGGGTCGCGGGATCGTCCCAGGACAACGGCATGCGGATGGTACGGGAGGGCACCACCAATTCCGAAGCTGCGGGGAGATCGTCCTCGATCTCGTGCAGCAGTCCCATCAGTGACGTGATGGGCAGTACATCCGGGTCGACCTTGACCTGCAGCGACCGGATGCCGGGTGTCAGATCGAGCAGGCCATGTGGATTCAGCGCGTCGACCCGCTGGTGCAGAGCATGGGCGCGAGCCCGGAGTGCCAGGTCGAGTTTCATGTCTCCGTATTCGACGAGAACGTTGTCGTCGCCGGACCTGCGATACGTCACCGCTGTGTCACCGTCGCGTCGCGCGATCACCCCGTCGTCACCGTCTCCGCCGGAGGAGAAGACGACCGGCAACGACGCTCGGCGCTCCAGCCCCAGTGCGCCGAGCGCAGCGGCGTGTGCGGCCTTCACCGGAACGAATCGGATGGTGTCCCCTGGCTTGAGCTGTCCGAGCTTCCAGCGTTCGGCGGCGACGACCGTCACCGGGCACACGAAGCCCCCGAGGCTCGGGCCGTCGGGACCCAGCAGAATCGGTGTGTCTCCGGTGAAGTCGAGAGCACCGACGGAATACGCGTTGTCGTGAATATTCGACGGGTGCAGGCCGGCTTCGCCGCCGTCCTCTCGGGCCCATTCCGGTTTGGGCCCGATGAGACGTACTCCGGTGCGGTCGGAGTTGAAGTGCACCTCGTAGTCGGTCGAGTAGAGGGTGTCCATGTCGGCGCGAGTGAAGAACTCCGGCGCGCCGTGCGGTCCCTCGGTGACGGCTATGTTCCAATTCCCGCCGTTCGATGTCGAGGGTAGGACCGGACGATGCTCCATGGGGATCGAACGAATGCGATCGGAATCGTGAAGACCTTCGATTTCGAGAATGTCCCCCTCGCCGAGGGTGCCGCCCCGGTACCCGCCGAATTTGCCGAGGGTGAAGGTCGACGCGCTACCGAGGTAGTCCTCGATCTCGATGCTGCCCTGAACCGTCACGTACACACGTAGTCCGGCGCCATGCGTCGGGCCGACGTCCAACACAGCACCTGCAGGAACTACGACAGGACGCCACTGCGGTACGTCCCGACCGTCGATGCGGACCCGAGCGTCGGCGCCGGTGACGCACACGTAGGTGTCGGCGTCGAACGTCAGTGCCGGACCTGACATCGCCGACTCCAGACCCGGCGCCCCCTCGGGATTACCGAGCGCGACGTTGCCGAGACGGAAGGACAGGTCGTCCATCGGCCCCGACGGCGGCACGCCCACCTTCCAATATCCGACGCGTCCAGGCCAGTCCTGGATAGTGGTGAGCATGCCGGGTCGAACCACGGTCATCTTGGTGACGCTCATGATCGGGTCACCACCATCCGTACCGGCGTGGGATCGAATCCATTGCAGGGGTTGTTGATCTGGGGGCAGTTCGACACCAGGACGAGAGTGTCGATCTCGGCTCTCAGTGACAGGGACTTACCGGGTGCCGACAGCCCGTCGACGATGCCGAGAGTTCCGTCGGCGTCCACCGGGACATTCATGAAGAAGTTGATGTTGGACACCATGTCCCGCTTGCCGAGTCCCCACTTGGCGCCTTCGATCAAGAAGTTTTCCACGCACGCGTGCTGGTGTTTGGTGTGGTGGCCGTAGCGCAGTGTGTTCGATTCCTGCGAGCAGGCGCCACCGACGGTGTCGTGGTTGCCGACCTCGTCGGCGACGATCGTCATCAGCGGTGTCGAGTCATCGCTCAGCAGAATGCTTCCGGTGGTGAGAAACAGGTTGCGCTGCGCGGCGATCGTCGCACTGGCGGAGTAGCGGACAGCGTGATCCTGCGCCGAGTACACCAGCGTGTCGACGGCCTGGTTTCCGTGGAGGTCGATGATCGTCAGTACGTCACCGGCCGCCACGACGGTGGACCAGGATGCACGCGCATCGGCGCACTGGTCGAGAATGATCGTGTCGAGTGTCGTTGTCATCGGGTGCCTTTCAGGCCGGAATTCCACGTAGACTCGGTATTCCAGACTGCGCGTTGGTATTCGGGTTCGGTGTTGGGCAGGTCCGCCAACTCCTCGGTGGCATCCCAGGCCAGCACGTCCAGCGCGGTGGTGTCGAAGGTCCGGGATGGATCGAGTGGATGAGCGGTGTTGGCGAGCAGTACGACGACCGGGAGATGGATCAGTAGGTCGATCTCTGCCCCTGCGCCTGCGGTGCCGGTGCTCATCAATGAGCCCTCGGACTCGACGCGTACCCCGTGGAAGAACGAGATCGACGGTGGAAGATCCCGTGGTTCGAGGCCGTTCTTCGCTGCGGCGACAGTGAACAGTTCCCGTCCAGCCGGCGACGTGGAATGCAATGCGCCGCTTCCGTATTTCGCGGCGTTCGACTTCGCGGAGGTAGTGCCGCACAAGGCGTCGTGGTGTCCGGAACTGTCGGCGACGACGGTGGCGAGCACCCGGCCCTGATCGGACAGCAGAGGATGTCCGACGCCGAGGTATGCCTGCCACGGAACCTTGACGGTGTCGGCGGCGTTCAGGCGCTCCCACGGGGCATCGGCGCGGTAGAGCAGGATGTTCGCGCAGGCGTTGCCGTCGACGTCGCGTAGCCGGAGCCTGGTTCCTCGGGACAGGACCATGGTGGTGTACCGGCCGCCGGGAACGGTGTCGGCGAAGGTGAGTCGATCGACGCCGTCGGGCGGGGTGGGGCCGTCGATGGCGATGGCCTGGGACCTGGCGTGTTCTTTGGCTGCCTGTGTGGTTGCAGTGCTCATGCGTTGGTGCTTTCTTGTCGTGACGAAGGAGCGTGCGGATGAGCGGTTGCTGGCCGTGGGTGGGTCTTTCCGCGGGGGAAGCAGGCGATACCCACGACGATGACGGCGAGGACCGTCAATGGTGCAGCCCACAGCAGGACCGGGTAGTCACCGGTGGGATCGAAGATCTCGGCCCGAGGCCAGGACAGGTTGACCACCATCAGGCCGCCGTAGAGGACGGCAGCGACGTTGACGGGGATGCCGAGCCAGCCGAGGGTGAAGAGCTTTTTGCCCTCGGCGTCCACCTGGACTCCCCCGTGAGGCCACCCTTTCAGTCGTTGGAAGAGAAGGGGAACCGTCACCATCATGTAGGCGAGGTAGATCAGCACGATGCACACGCTGGTGAGCGTCGTGAACAGCGCGGCGTTGCCGAGGTTGACGACCAACACTGCGACGCAGGCGAGTCCGATGAGAACCGAAGGGGCGATAGGAGTTCCGGTCTTCGAGTTGATCTTGGACAGTACCTGTGAGGCGGGGAGTCTTCCGTCGCGAGCCATCGAGAACATCAGCCTCGATGCGGCCGTCTGAATGGCCAACGTGCAGATGAAGACTGCGATTGCGACATCGATCAGCAGCACCGTCCCCCATGGCGAGGTGAGGATCGAATCGATCACGTACGGGAGGCCGAGCGTCGCGAGGTTTCCGTCGGTCAGTGACGGAGCCGCCATGAGTGCGCCGACGATCATCAGACCGCCACCGAGCGCGGATGCGGACAGTGCCAGGCGGATGGTGCGAGGTGCGACGCGACGCGGGTTGTGGGTTTCCTCGGCAAGTTCACCCGCGGAACCGAAACCGACCATGACGTAGGCGGCCATGAGGCCCGAGACTATCCATGCCCAGATGTATCCGGGTTCTGCGCCAGCGGCTCCGGTGTCGAGTACCACCTGCGGTCCGCGTTGGGCGTGGGTGAAGAAGACTGCAACCAATGCGATGACACCGACGATCTCGCACGTGACGCCGATGCTGTTGATGCGCGACATCCAGTTGACGCCGATCGAGTTGATGGTCGTCGTGGCGACGAGCAAGACGGACCCGAGAATTACGGCGTTGGTGGCTCCGCTCGGCGAGGTGAGTGCCGGATCGTCGCCGACGATCTGAAATCCGCTCCAGATGCTGGGAAGGACCACCTGTAGGGCGATTGCCGCAGCCGATGCGGTCACGACCTGCGCGATGATCATGAACCAGCCGGCGAACCAACCGACGATCTCACCGCCCATGCGTCGGGACCACTGGTAGATGGCTCCCGAAATCGGATATCGCGCCGCAAGTTCCGCGAAGTTGAGGGCGACCATGAACTGGCCCAGGAACACCAACGGCCAGGTGAAGAAGAAGGCCGGGCCGCCGAAGCTGAATCCGAGAGCGAAGAGCTGGAAGATTGTGGTGAGGATCGATACGAACGAGAAGCCTGCGGCGAACGATGCGAACTTGCCGAGCGAACGGTGCAGTTGCTGTTCGTATCCCAGCTCGGCGAGATCCGACTGGTCGCTGGAGACCGGTGCCGGTGAACCCTCGTGCGCGGGCAGAGTAGTCGAGCTCATGTGCGTCTCCTGGAAGGAAGAAGAGATGACCGCCCGTCTGCGCTGCCGGTGCGGGGTTTCTGTCAGTCGATAGTTTTCCGTGTCGACAGATCCCGTGGGTGACGCTCGTGTATCGAACAGTGGCGTCTGTGAAACAACTGTGTTTCCTCTATTTCTATCAAGTGACAGAAACTTCACCGTCTGCTTTTCGATGCCAGGATGGACACCATGACGACCGCAGGCCGACCGAGGCTCAGTACGAAGAAGCGGCCGGGAGAGACGGCTCGCGAGGAAATCCTCGACGCTGCTGCGGAGCTGTTCACCACCCGCGGGTTCACCAATACCTCGACGCGGATGATCGCCGAGGCTGTCGGAATGCGTCAGGCATCGCTGTATCACCACTTCGCCAACAAGGACGAGCTGCTCGACGCGCTGCTGAGCGGGACCGTCGATCATCCGCTGGCCGTCGCGCAGTCCATCCGCGGTTCGGATGCACGACCCGAGGTGAAGATGTATGCGCTCGCACTGTTCGACGCCGGTCAGCTGGGACGATCCACCTGGAATCTTGGTGCGCTCTATCTACTGCCGGAGCTACGCAACGAGCGGTTCGAAACCTTCCGGGCACACCGCCACGCACTGATGGACCTGTATGCCTCGATCGCTGCGGAAGTGCTCGACGGGACGGTTGGCGCTGTCCCGGGTACGGAGGATCTGCCGTTCCGATTGGTGGAGACAGTCGTCAATGGGCGGGCCGATGCCGAAAGCGGTCGCCCCTCGCCTGCCGGGGACTATGCCCGCGTGGTGGCCGAGGCGGCCGTGCGCGCCCTCGGGTGGACAGGGTCGGTGGCCGAGTTGCACGCGGAGGCGGTGACGTTCTCGGAGGGCATACTTGCGTGGTGACCGAACATACTGACTGGGCTGAGAACCCGTCGATCGATGGCTAAGAAGAACCAGCAGCAGCCCGTAGGACCCGTTGCCGGTGTGTACGAGATCGACACCGGCACCTGTGCGCTCGTTCGCGACACGTTGACCGCCGACGGGTGGATCATCGAGGTCAACGGTGTCCCGAGTTCGCACATCGACGTCGACGACCCGACCCAACTCGACTTCGAGTACATGCGCTGGATCGCGGGACTCGTTCGGCATCATAAATTTCCGGGTCCGCGGTTGCGGGCGCTGCATCTCGGCGGTGGCGCGTGCACTCTCGCTCGTTACTTCGCGTCGGTATACCCCGACGCTAGGCAGGTCGTCGTCGAATTGGATGGCGCGCTGGCCCAACTCGTTCGCGAATGGTTCGACCTACCCCGCGCGCCGTTGCTTCGCATCCGGGTGGGGGAAGCGCGCGCCGTCACCGAGACACTGACCGAGGACAGCCGCGATCTCGTCATCCGTGATGTGTTCGCCGGAGCGCTCACTCCCGGTCCGCTGCTGACACTCGAATTCACCGAGCATGTCCGACGCGTTCTCGCGCCGGGTGGCATCTACGTCGTCAACTGCGGAGACACCCGCGATCTGACGCTGGCGAAGCGTGAGGCAGCGACGATCGGCAGCATCTTCCCGTACCTGTCGATCATCGCTGATCCGGCGATGTTGAAGGGGCGACGCTACGGCAACGTGGTCATCGCAGGGAGTGATGTTCCTCTGGGCGAGGATCCTGCGCTTGCTCGCGAACTGCTCGGCGGCGGTGTGCCGGCGCAAGTGTGGTCGGACGAGCGGGTACGCACTTTCGCGCGAGATGCGAAACCCCTACGAGATACTTGATCCGCACAGCCGTTTCGCGCATAGGGTGGAAGGGTCAACCCCCGATCGCGAATGTTGCAGAAGGATACGAACAATGGCGCTCATCGCTCTGCTCGATTTGAAGTTCAAGCCCGACATGCTCGACGACGCCAAGGTGGTACTCGCCAAAGTCCTCGCCGATACCCGGGCTTTCGATGGCTGCCAGGGAGTCGACGTGCTCGTCGATGCCGACGACGAGACGCATTGGATCGCCTACGAGCGTTGGGAATCCGCAGAGGCGGACGCGAAGTACCGCGAGTTCCGTGCCGGAGAAGGCAAGGTCACCGAGCTCGGCCCACTGCTCGCCGGTGCCCCCGGACTGAGCAAGTTCACCGTGGCCGATGTATGACGGCGTCTCGACAGTGACGGCTTCCGAAGGGTGACTGGCTTCTACACGGGCCTGCCTGTGTAAAAGCCCTGCACCATGTCGAATCCCAGTTCGGCCGCGACGCGCAGTTCGGCCTCGGTCTCGACGCCTTCCATGATGAGCGTCGAGCCGATGTCGCGGGCGAACGCCGCAAGGGCTGCAGCAGCGGCCCGGCGCGCCGGATCCTTGTCGATTCCGTGCACGAGCGCGTAGTCGATTTTCAGCGTGTCCGGTTTCAGTTCGACGACCTGACGCAGACCGGAGAATCCGGCGCCGACGTCGTCGACCGAGATCTTGACACCGGCGCCGCGCATGGATTCGACGGAGCGGGCGACTGATCGATAGTCTTCGACGCGTTCGTGTTCGGTGATTTCGAGGTACAGGGTTCGTGTCGCGAGGTGTGGTGAGAGCCGTGTCATCAGATCGGTCGAGCGAATGGTTTCGGCCGATGCATTGATCGAGACGAAAGCCGAGGCGGGCAGCGTGCCCATGGTGGCGAGCGCAACGTCGATCGCGGCGAGTTCGAGTCGGGGCCCGACGCCGGCCCGGGTGGCGTCACGAAACCAGATCATCGGCGATCCGTGACCGAACGGGAATCGCGAAAGTGCTTCGTATCCGACCACTTCGGAAGTGAACGTGTCACAGATCGGTTGGAACGCTACGGTAGGGCCGCCGCTGTCGAGCAGCGCTTGGATTCGGTCCCGAACAACGAGCGGATCTGGTACGTGCCTCGGGTGTGCATCGTGCTGCGGAGTCTTGTGGCGATACAGGTCGATGTCGGCGACCGCGATGAGTCGGCGCAGGAGCGCACCGGTGGTGTCTCCCCGGATCAGCGTGTCCCCGGCGGAACCGGCGCTGGTAGTGACGGGCGGGCCGCTGAATGATTCCTCGAGCGCGCCGCGAATTCGAAGCTCCGCATCGCTGACCTCGGATTGTGTTCCGAGGTGAACGCAGACGAATTCGTCGCCGCCGAGGCGTGAGACCACGGAGTTCTCGGATGCGGCGTGCAGCAGGCGTTCGGCTACTTCGACGAGCACGGCATCGCCGGTCGGGTGACCGTATCGGTCGTTGATCGACTTGAAGGCATCGATGTCGATGACGACGACTCCGACTGCGCGTGCTTCCGCCCCGAGACCGGCACCTACCCGATTGAACTGCTCGACCATATCGAACAGTCCTCGACGATTCCACAGTCCTGTCAGCGGATCACGTAGCGCGCCCCGAGCGCGTTCGCGGAGGTAGCGGATATACGGGCGTAGGGCGAAGGGAGTGACGAACAACGTAGCGATAGTGACCACGCGGGAGGCGACCGACCACGGGTCTTCGCTCGATTGCACGGCCAGGCCAGCCAGAGTCAGCAGCATTGTCACGGACACGATCAGATGAGCGGTCACCACTTTCGGCGGTGTCGACACGATCGCAAAGACAGCCACTATCGAGAACATGGCACAGCCCGGCATGGCTTCGAAGCTGGATTCGAACATTGCCAGCACGAAGACGATTCCGAGATCGGCCCACAGCACGTACATACTCGCGAGCCGTCGACTCGGCCACGGCCTGAAGAACCACAGCAAAGCAACCGGGATCGTCGACGACGCCGCGAGCCCGACCAGAACGGACGCGATCGGGCCCAATTGACCGGACGGAATCATCAAGAGCCCCGACGCACCGAAGGCCAGCGTCAGCAGCCCGACGATCACCCGGCCCCGCAGTTCGCTTTCGGGGGCGAGCACGCCCGCTTGTTCGATGTCGAAGGTGTTGATGCCGTACGGATTGGATTTGTGAGGTGCAGGGTGAGAACCACCGACCGTGGTGGAACTGGTCGACGCTAGGTCCTCCGCCACACCGGACCCTCTCTACGCGGAACGCTCATCTCCACCCGTGACATCACTGCAGCAGGCGTTGATGTGCTCGTTCGTGGGCCCCGACCTGCGTCCTAGTCGACCCTGCCGCAGACCCTACCAGCGGAAAGGTCGACCGATCTGTGCTTTCGGGGCAGCGGGATCGAACCCGACGCTAGTCCGTGCCCGACTCGATGGCTGCGTGATCCAAGGCGTCGGAGTTGATTTGCGAGCCCTCTGCACTGCCTGCCGCGATCGCTGCCGCACCTCCAGGAGGAAGATCGCCGATGAGTTCGCCCCACGCGGTGAGCTGCTGCTGGGCGGCATACTGCTCGAGCTTGCTGCGGGAATCGGCGATGTCGAGGTTGCGCATGGTGAGCTGGCCGATGCGATCACCAGGGAAGAACGCCTGGTCTTTGGCACGTTCCATCGACAGCTTTTCGGGGTGATAGCTGAAGTTCGAGCCCGTGGTGTCGACGATGGTGAAGTCCTGGCCGCGCCGCAGACGGACGGTGACGCTTCCGCTGACGACGTTGCCGACCCACCGCTGCAGCCCCTCACGCAGCATCAGGGCCTGCGGATCGAACCAGCGGCCCTCGTACAGCAACCGGCCGAGTCGTCGTCCCTCGTTGTGGTACGACGCAACGGTGTCCTCGTTGTGGACGGCGTTGAGGAGGCGCTCGTAGGTGATGTGCAGCAGGGCCATTCCAGGCGCCTCGTAGATGCCGCGGCTCTTGGCCTCGATGATGCGGTTCTCGATCTGATCCGACATGCCGAGTCCGTGCCGGCCCCCGATGGTGTTGGCCTCCATGACCAGGTCGACGGCACTGTCGAATCTCGTGCCGTTGATGGCGACCGGGCGTCCACGCTCGAATTCGACGGTGACGTCCTCGGTCTCGATGGCCACCTCGGGGTCCCAGAAGCGGACTCCCATGATGGGGCTGACGATCTCGAGCGAGGTGTCGAGGTACTCGAGGCTCTTGGCTTCGTGCGTAGCGCCCCAGATGTTGGCGTCGGTGGAGTACGCCTTCTCGGCGGAATCACGGTAGGGAAGGTCGTGCTCGGTGAGCCACACCGACATCTCGTGACGGCCGCCGAGTTCGCTGACGAACGCCTTGTCCAGCCACGGCTTGTAGATCCGAAGTTCGGGATTGGCGAGTAGGCCGTAGCGGTAGAACCGCTCGATGTCGTTGCCCTTGTAGGTGGATCCGTCACCCCAGATGGACACACCGTCCTCGGCCATCGCGCGGACCAGCATCGTGCCGGTGACAGCGCGACCGAGCGGGGTCGTGTTGAAGTACGTCTGGCCCGACGACCGGATGTGGAACGCGCCGCACGTCAGCGCAGCCAGGCCCTCCTCCACCAGCGGTTCGCGGCAGTCGACCAGACGGGCCTGCTCGGCACCGTAGGCGCGGCCGCGCGCTGGAACG is part of the Rhodococcus sovatensis genome and encodes:
- the atzF gene encoding allophanate hydrolase, whose translation is MQHEATERVRRAYKRIAEVDRPEVWITLRSEDDLLADAHALDSTLPLAGMLVAVKDNVDVAGLPTTAACPEYAYVPEVSATAVQRLVEHGALILGKTNLDQFATGLVGTRSPYGAVRCAWDPELVSGGSSSGSAVAVALGIADIGIGTDTAGSGRVPAAFHGLVGVKTTLGVVPSTGVVPACADYDCVTVLAGDLDTATRATRVMAGYDDADPRSRTWPADVPLAAGSTPRVAIPRPEDLTALSPEYKDAFDRTVAGLASKGIDCAPVDISSLLDVATLLYDGAIVAQRYSAVGEFLAGDPASADPTVAQIVRGAADPSAHRYVDDLSTIAKGKRRASVLLDGFDGLLLPTTTEHPSISAVQADPLGINRRLGTFTNFCNLLDMAAVAVPGASTLGNNPFGVMVVVPTFHDQVAIDVAAKLSSSYAPVLVDEGLDVLVVGAHLSGFPVHHQLTDRGARFLGEALTSDAYRFVDLGTTPPKPGLVRQGPGLGAPIAGELYRMSAAGLGTFLAGLPVPMGLTKIELSDGSWVTGFCCSHEAAEAGLDITDFGGWRSYRASVQAGG
- a CDS encoding urea amidolyase associated protein UAAP1, yielding MSTATTQAAKEHARSQAIAIDGPTPPDGVDRLTFADTVPGGRYTTMVLSRGTRLRLRDVDGNACANILLYRADAPWERLNAADTVKVPWQAYLGVGHPLLSDQGRVLATVVADSSGHHDALCGTTSAKSNAAKYGSGALHSTSPAGRELFTVAAAKNGLEPRDLPPSISFFHGVRVESEGSLMSTGTAGAGAEIDLLIHLPVVVLLANTAHPLDPSRTFDTTALDVLAWDATEELADLPNTEPEYQRAVWNTESTWNSGLKGTR
- a CDS encoding urea amidolyase associated protein UAAP2, translating into MTTTLDTIILDQCADARASWSTVVAAGDVLTIIDLHGNQAVDTLVYSAQDHAVRYSASATIAAQRNLFLTTGSILLSDDSTPLMTIVADEVGNHDTVGGACSQESNTLRYGHHTKHQHACVENFLIEGAKWGLGKRDMVSNINFFMNVPVDADGTLGIVDGLSAPGKSLSLRAEIDTLVLVSNCPQINNPCNGFDPTPVRMVVTRS
- a CDS encoding DUF937 domain-containing protein, with the protein product MASLDELLAQIPIGQIASKLGVDEETARSAVTRALPTLVGGLEANAQDPAGAASLENALQQHSSSSLLDGGIDIDQVDEADGEKIVSNVFGDKKTDVASALGGISGGADSGLVAKVLPILAPIVLAYLAKRFTGGGQEAGAQASGGGLGDLLGSVLGSGGSGGSGGLGGVLGGILGGGSGGSGGGLGDLLGGLLGGGKK
- a CDS encoding LysE family translocator, whose translation is MVSTTAIAGVFAVALAMVLTPGPNMVYLVSRSISQGRAAGLVSLGGVALGLVVYVIATNHGLAALFAAVPTLYLVIKIAGACYLMWLAISAVRGSTTVFEVTGLQQDSNRRLFTMGLLTNLLNPKMAVMYISIIPQFVDPAAGSVLVQGLVLGGVQIAVAVSINALIVLGSGSIAQFLAVRPSWIRVQRYVMGTVLGLLAVRLATDGSRPVPA
- a CDS encoding 5-oxoprolinase/urea amidolyase family protein yields the protein MSVTKMTVVRPGMLTTIQDWPGRVGYWKVGVPPSGPMDDLSFRLGNVALGNPEGAPGLESAMSGPALTFDADTYVCVTGADARVRIDGRDVPQWRPVVVPAGAVLDVGPTHGAGLRVYVTVQGSIEIEDYLGSASTFTLGKFGGYRGGTLGEGDILEIEGLHDSDRIRSIPMEHRPVLPSTSNGGNWNIAVTEGPHGAPEFFTRADMDTLYSTDYEVHFNSDRTGVRLIGPKPEWAREDGGEAGLHPSNIHDNAYSVGALDFTGDTPILLGPDGPSLGGFVCPVTVVAAERWKLGQLKPGDTIRFVPVKAAHAAALGALGLERRASLPVVFSSGGDGDDGVIARRDGDTAVTYRRSGDDNVLVEYGDMKLDLALRARAHALHQRVDALNPHGLLDLTPGIRSLQVKVDPDVLPITSLMGLLHEIEDDLPAASELVVPSRTIRMPLSWDDPATREAIARYMHGVRSDAPWCPWNIEFIRRMNGLDSVADVFDTVFAADYMVLGLGDVYLGAPVATPLDPRHRLVSTKYNPARTWTPENAVGIGGAYLCIYGMEGPGGYQFVGRTTQVWNHRYPDQSGSFEKESPWLLRFFDRISWYPVSPEELLDLRADTAAGRGGGVEITDGTFSLAEHDEFLAANSDSIEKFRAVQSVAFDAERAAWSAAGEFTKKERSDAA